The following are encoded in a window of Lactobacillus intestinalis genomic DNA:
- a CDS encoding dihydroorotate dehydrogenase yields MTKISVKLPGLDLKNPIMPASGTFGFGDVAMAKKFDLNKMGAMVIKTTTPNATTGNPQPQIAVLDDGVMNSVGLTNPGVDAVISQKLTKLRAQYPNLPIVASVGGDSEEDYVEVAKKLASSNLVNALELNVSCPNVATGGMSFGIHPQVVEDLTKKIKSAVDTPIYVKLTPNVTDVVEIAQAAERGGADGLVLINTVLGLGINIKTRKPLLGNNMGGLSGHAIKPLAVRMVAQVHQATSLPIIGVGGIETAEDVVEFILAGASAVEVGSAHFHDELIIPHLAEKLPELLEKLEVNDINDLVGKVEFN; encoded by the coding sequence ATGACAAAGATTAGTGTAAAGTTACCAGGACTTGATTTAAAGAACCCAATTATGCCAGCCAGTGGAACTTTTGGTTTTGGGGATGTAGCTATGGCAAAGAAATTTGATTTAAATAAAATGGGTGCTATGGTAATAAAAACCACCACTCCTAATGCGACAACTGGGAATCCTCAACCGCAAATTGCAGTACTTGATGATGGGGTAATGAATTCAGTGGGTTTGACGAATCCCGGTGTTGATGCAGTAATTAGTCAAAAATTGACAAAATTGCGTGCGCAGTATCCTAATTTACCTATTGTGGCTAGTGTCGGGGGAGACAGTGAAGAGGATTATGTGGAAGTTGCTAAAAAATTAGCTAGTTCCAATTTGGTTAATGCCCTTGAACTTAATGTATCTTGTCCCAATGTTGCTACAGGAGGGATGAGCTTTGGCATTCATCCTCAAGTAGTAGAGGATTTAACTAAAAAGATTAAGTCGGCGGTTGACACGCCAATTTATGTAAAATTAACACCTAATGTGACTGATGTAGTGGAAATTGCTCAAGCTGCTGAAAGAGGTGGCGCAGATGGGTTAGTTTTAATCAATACGGTGCTAGGCTTAGGAATTAATATTAAAACTAGAAAACCGCTTTTAGGTAACAATATGGGTGGACTTTCTGGCCATGCTATTAAGCCACTTGCAGTGCGCATGGTAGCTCAAGTTCATCAAGCTACTTCTTTGCCAATTATTGGTGTGGGCGGAATTGAGACGGCTGAAGACGTAGTTGAATTTATTCTTGCTGGAGCAAGTGCGGTTGAAGTCGGGTCTGCTCATTTTCACGATGAATTAATTATTCCGCACTTAGCTGAAAAATTACCAGAACTTTTAGAAAAATTAGAAGTTAATGATATCAATGATTTAGTGGGAAAAGTTGAATTTAATTAG
- the pyrR gene encoding bifunctional pyr operon transcriptional regulator/uracil phosphoribosyltransferase PyrR, translated as MAKEIWDELAIKRALTRITYEIIEKNKGTDNLVLVGIKTRGVYLAQRIHDRIQKLENVNVPLGELDITLYRDDRHDASLKQDPVVNSEEIGVDINDKNVVLIDDVIYTGRTIRAAMDALMDQGRPSSIAVAVLVDRGHRELPIRADFVGKNIPTSNDEQVAVKVKEIDDQDSVELMALPK; from the coding sequence ATGGCGAAAGAAATTTGGGACGAGCTTGCAATTAAACGCGCTTTAACCAGAATTACTTACGAAATCATTGAAAAGAACAAAGGAACTGATAATTTAGTTCTTGTTGGGATTAAAACACGTGGCGTTTATTTAGCTCAAAGAATTCATGATCGAATTCAAAAGCTAGAAAATGTTAATGTTCCTCTTGGTGAACTTGACATTACTCTTTATCGTGATGATCGTCATGATGCATCTTTAAAACAAGATCCAGTTGTTAATTCTGAAGAAATCGGTGTAGATATTAACGATAAAAATGTTGTTTTGATTGATGATGTAATTTATACTGGACGCACAATTCGTGCTGCAATGGATGCATTGATGGATCAAGGACGTCCTAGTTCAATTGCAGTTGCAGTTTTAGTTGATCGAGGTCATCGCGAATTGCCAATTCGTGCGGACTTTGTTGGTAAAAATATCCCGACTTCAAATGATGAACAAGTTGCTGTCAAGGTTAAAGAAATCGATGATCAAGACAGCGTAGAATTAATGGCTTTGCCAAAATAA
- a CDS encoding aspartate carbamoyltransferase catalytic subunit — translation MESINFVNLKHFVSVENLDKAQVTALIKRAEYFKEGGATPALNKPVYVANMFFEDSSRTHTSFEMAERKLGLTVIPFDSAHSSVNKGETLYDTSLIMDAVGVDIEVIRHSQNEYYRDLIHPKDNQNLDIGIINAGDGSGQHPSQCLLDMMTIHEHFGHFENLKVAIVGDITNSRVARSNMELLTKLGAKVYFSGPEYWYDHSFDKYGEYKELDELLPEMDILMLLRVQHERHSGDPNESKFDAESYHEKYGINQRRYDQLKENAIIMHPGPINHDVELAGKLVEAPKSMFYRQMQNGVFMRMAMIEAVLRGRKLGGLR, via the coding sequence ATGGAAAGTATCAATTTTGTTAATTTAAAGCATTTTGTAAGTGTGGAAAACCTGGATAAAGCTCAAGTTACAGCCTTAATTAAAAGAGCTGAATATTTTAAAGAAGGTGGCGCAACCCCAGCTTTAAACAAGCCAGTTTATGTAGCTAATATGTTTTTTGAAGATTCAAGTCGAACCCATACAAGTTTTGAAATGGCAGAAAGAAAGTTGGGTTTAACAGTTATCCCATTTGATTCGGCCCATAGTTCTGTAAATAAAGGCGAAACTTTATATGATACTTCGCTAATTATGGATGCAGTTGGGGTGGATATAGAAGTAATCCGCCATTCACAAAATGAGTATTATCGCGATTTAATTCATCCTAAAGATAATCAAAACCTAGATATTGGCATTATTAATGCAGGTGATGGAAGTGGGCAGCATCCCTCACAATGTTTGCTTGATATGATGACAATTCATGAACATTTTGGCCATTTTGAAAATCTCAAAGTTGCTATTGTGGGTGACATCACTAATTCACGTGTAGCAAGAAGTAATATGGAACTTTTAACAAAATTAGGTGCTAAAGTTTATTTCTCAGGTCCAGAATATTGGTACGATCATAGTTTTGATAAATATGGAGAGTATAAAGAACTAGATGAATTGCTTCCAGAAATGGATATCTTAATGCTTCTCAGAGTGCAACATGAGCGTCATAGTGGAGATCCAAACGAGAGTAAGTTTGATGCTGAAAGTTATCATGAAAAGTACGGAATTAACCAAAGACGCTACGATCAATTAAAAGAAAATGCAATTATCATGCATCCTGGTCCAATTAATCATGATGTGGAACTTGCGGGTAAGTTGGTTGAAGCTCCAAAGAGTATGTTTTATCGTCAAATGCAAAATGGTGTCTTTATGAGGATGGCCATGATTGAGGCGGTTTTGCGAGGAAGAAAATTAGGAGGATTAAGATAA
- a CDS encoding dihydroorotase, which produces MKTVIKNGTVYQNGRLINADVLIEDNKIAAIGQNLKADKVINAKDKLVTPGLVDVHVHYRDPGQTYKEDIRTGSMAAACGGFTTVGAMPNVTPVPNTPDLMKKMVKENQEKGMVHILQYGPVTNDETTDIIPDYKALKKAGAFALSNDGHGVQTAQTMYLAMKKAQANDLIIAAHAQDDSLFNHGVINEGEKAEELDLPPVTELAETTQIARDLLLAQKTGVHYHICHVSTAMSVELVRMAKARGINVSCEVAPHHILLTDSDIPKNDPYYKMNPPLRSKKDQAALIVGMLDGTIDLIATDHAPHARKEKTGDMRDAAFGITGSETAFSTLYTKFVKTGVLKLEQLLSLMTDQPAKVFNLKNCGYLEPDAEADIAIFDLEQETELKEKDYLSKGVNTPFTGNKVFGETVMTLVSGKVVYER; this is translated from the coding sequence ATGAAAACAGTCATCAAAAATGGAACAGTTTATCAAAATGGCCGGTTAATTAATGCTGATGTTTTAATTGAAGATAATAAAATTGCCGCAATTGGCCAAAATTTGAAGGCTGATAAAGTAATTAATGCTAAAGACAAGCTTGTGACTCCGGGTTTAGTTGATGTACACGTTCATTATCGAGATCCTGGTCAAACATATAAAGAAGATATTCGTACGGGAAGTATGGCAGCTGCTTGCGGAGGATTTACTACAGTTGGCGCAATGCCTAACGTTACGCCGGTGCCCAATACTCCGGATTTAATGAAAAAGATGGTCAAAGAAAATCAGGAAAAAGGTATGGTTCACATCTTGCAATATGGACCAGTTACTAATGATGAAACGACAGATATTATTCCTGATTACAAAGCTTTAAAAAAAGCGGGAGCTTTTGCTTTAAGTAATGACGGTCATGGGGTTCAAACAGCTCAAACCATGTATCTCGCTATGAAAAAAGCCCAAGCAAATGACTTAATTATTGCAGCTCATGCTCAAGATGATTCACTTTTCAATCATGGTGTAATAAATGAAGGTGAAAAAGCAGAAGAACTCGATTTACCTCCAGTTACTGAACTCGCAGAAACTACGCAAATTGCACGTGATTTGCTCTTAGCTCAAAAAACGGGCGTCCATTATCACATTTGTCATGTTTCAACAGCTATGAGTGTAGAACTAGTGAGGATGGCTAAGGCTCGAGGCATTAATGTGTCTTGCGAAGTTGCACCACATCACATTTTGTTGACAGATAGTGATATTCCTAAAAATGACCCTTACTATAAGATGAATCCTCCTTTGAGAAGTAAAAAAGATCAAGCAGCTCTAATTGTGGGAATGCTTGATGGAACGATTGATTTAATTGCAACTGATCATGCTCCCCATGCGAGAAAAGAAAAGACTGGCGATATGAGAGATGCAGCTTTTGGAATTACCGGAAGTGAAACTGCTTTTAGCACTTTGTATACTAAATTTGTTAAAACGGGAGTGCTAAAACTTGAACAGTTATTAAGCTTAATGACAGATCAACCAGCTAAAGTTTTTAATCTTAAAAATTGTGGATATTTGGAACCAGATGCTGAAGCAGATATTGCAATTTTTGACTTAGAGCAGGAAACCGAATTAAAAGAAAAAGATTATTTATCAAAAGGTGTCAATACTCCTTTTACAGGAAATAAAGTATTTGGTGAAACAGTAATGACTTTGGTGAGCGGAAAAGTTGTATATGAGAGGTAA
- the carA gene encoding glutamine-hydrolyzing carbamoyl-phosphate synthase small subunit translates to MRGKKVLRYLILEDGSIYVGEGFGSDKETIGEVVFTTGMTGYQEAITDQSYANQILVFTNPLIGNYGITLADYESLQPQIKGVICHQVARHPDNWRMQTTLPEFLKQLDIPGIQGIDTRELVKKLRIHGTLRGKIAASKEDAEKIATELKSKNVTQGIISRVSTKTPYPVPGSKRNIVVIDFGIKHSILRELAQRDCNCIVLPYTATAQEVLALHPDGVLLSNGPGNPEEMSEATKMVREVEKYIPLFGICMGHQVFALANGAKTYKMKFGHRGFNHPVREIATGNIGFTSQNHGYAVDAKSIDKDNLMVTHMEVNDNTVEGLRHKKYPAFSVQFHPDATPGPHDEDSLFDDFMSMIDQRKEEKRHA, encoded by the coding sequence ATGAGAGGTAAGAAAGTGTTAAGATACTTAATCTTAGAAGATGGCAGCATATATGTTGGCGAAGGATTTGGTTCGGATAAAGAAACTATCGGAGAAGTAGTTTTTACTACTGGGATGACCGGTTATCAAGAAGCAATTACGGATCAATCTTATGCCAATCAAATTTTGGTGTTTACTAATCCTTTAATTGGTAACTATGGAATTACTTTAGCTGATTATGAATCTCTTCAACCTCAAATCAAGGGTGTGATTTGCCATCAAGTAGCACGTCATCCTGATAATTGGCGCATGCAAACTACTTTGCCAGAATTTTTGAAGCAATTGGACATTCCCGGAATTCAAGGGATTGATACGCGGGAATTAGTTAAAAAGCTTCGAATTCACGGGACTCTTCGTGGGAAAATTGCAGCTTCTAAAGAAGATGCTGAGAAAATTGCGACAGAATTGAAAAGTAAAAATGTTACTCAAGGAATTATTAGTCGTGTTTCAACTAAGACTCCATATCCAGTTCCAGGATCTAAGAGAAATATTGTGGTAATTGATTTTGGAATTAAACATAGTATTTTACGTGAACTTGCTCAAAGAGATTGTAACTGTATTGTGCTTCCATATACAGCAACTGCTCAAGAGGTGTTAGCTTTACATCCTGATGGTGTGCTTTTATCAAATGGGCCAGGTAATCCTGAAGAAATGAGTGAAGCTACTAAGATGGTACGCGAAGTTGAAAAGTATATTCCATTATTTGGAATTTGTATGGGGCATCAAGTTTTTGCCTTAGCAAACGGTGCTAAAACTTACAAAATGAAGTTTGGCCATCGTGGATTCAATCATCCAGTAAGAGAAATTGCTACAGGTAATATTGGCTTTACTTCACAAAATCACGGTTATGCAGTTGATGCTAAGTCAATTGATAAAGATAATTTAATGGTGACCCACATGGAAGTAAATGATAATACTGTCGAAGGACTGCGTCATAAAAAATATCCTGCCTTTTCAGTTCAGTTTCACCCCGATGCAACTCCAGGCCCTCATGATGAAGATTCATTATTCGATGACTTTATGTCAATGATTGATCAAAGAAAGGAAGAAAAGCGTCATGCCTAA
- the carB gene encoding carbamoyl-phosphate synthase large subunit, translating into MPKREDIHKIMVIGSGPIIIGQAAEFDYSGTQACLALREEGYKVVLVNSNPATIMTDTTIADKVYIEPLTVESISRIIRQEYPDAILPTLGGQVGLNMALALAKSGILDELNIELLGTKLKSIEQAEDREEFKELCKSLGEPVPPSLTVHKVQEALDFADKIGYPIIVRPAFTMGGTGGGICNDRDELTRICKNGLELSPVTECLIEKSIAGYKEVEFEVMRDSEDNAMIVCCMENFDPVGIHTGDSIVFSPSQTLSDKEYQMLRDCSLKLIRALKIEGGCNVQLALNPNSFDYDVIEVNPRVSRSSALASKATGYPIAKMAAKIAVGMTLDEIKNPVTGTTYAEFEPALDYVVCKIPRWPFDKFAKADRTLGTQMKATGEVMAIGRTAEEAFQKAVHSLEIDEKDLYSPEAHAASDARLERKLVKAQDDRLFYLAEAFRRGYSLEDLHELTKINFYFLDIVKHMVELEKTIEHHEDDVDVLRIAKKYGFSDHTIANLWDEDEDEVRKLRKENGIIPVYKMVDTCAAEFESQTPYFYSTYDGENESHRSGKKSVIVIGSGPIRIGQGVEFDYATVHCVKALQKMGYEAIVINSNPETVSTDFSISDKLYFEPLTLEDVLNVCDLEKPEGVIVQFGGQTSINLAAGLEQHGVKILGTSVKDLNRAEDRELFDEIIKELHLNQPQGLTATTHEGVIEAANKLGYPVLVRPSYVLGGKAMEIVYNQNELEEYLHDHVDIAADHPILVDDYLDGRECDIDAISDGKTVLLPGIMEHIEHAGVHSGDSMAVYPPQTFDEEIKQKITDVTRKLALKLNCIGIMNIQFIVRDGEVYVIEVNPRASRTVPFLSKITGIEMAQVATRVIMGESLAEQGYSDGLAPEPEMISVKAPVFSFSKLADVDSYLGPEMKSTGEVMGSDHNFAKALFKAFAGAKMKLPENGNVLLTIEDRDKEEILPIAKRFAKIGYRIFATKGTANFLREHDLHVDEVAKLNEQVDNNILDELRNEKIDLVINTMGHDLEKNSDGFIIRQTAIQQNIPLLTALDTADALLTALENRSFATESLD; encoded by the coding sequence ATGCCTAAAAGAGAAGATATTCATAAAATTATGGTAATTGGTTCAGGTCCCATTATTATTGGTCAGGCGGCTGAGTTTGATTATTCTGGGACTCAGGCCTGCTTAGCACTCCGCGAAGAGGGATACAAGGTAGTTTTAGTTAACTCTAATCCTGCCACTATTATGACTGATACCACTATTGCAGATAAAGTTTATATTGAACCTTTAACTGTTGAATCTATTTCAAGAATTATTCGTCAAGAATATCCAGATGCGATTTTACCAACTTTAGGTGGGCAAGTTGGGTTAAATATGGCTCTTGCTTTAGCCAAATCTGGAATTTTAGATGAATTAAATATTGAACTTTTAGGCACAAAATTAAAATCAATTGAACAAGCAGAAGATCGTGAGGAATTTAAGGAGTTATGTAAGTCTTTAGGAGAGCCAGTTCCCCCATCATTAACTGTTCATAAAGTTCAAGAAGCTCTGGATTTTGCGGATAAAATTGGCTACCCTATCATTGTGCGTCCTGCTTTTACTATGGGCGGAACTGGAGGCGGAATTTGTAACGATCGCGATGAATTAACACGAATTTGTAAAAATGGGCTTGAATTATCACCGGTTACGGAATGTTTAATTGAGAAATCAATTGCTGGATATAAAGAAGTTGAATTTGAAGTAATGCGTGATAGTGAAGACAATGCCATGATTGTTTGCTGTATGGAAAACTTTGATCCAGTAGGAATCCATACAGGAGACTCAATTGTCTTTTCTCCGTCACAAACTTTAAGTGATAAAGAATATCAAATGCTCAGAGATTGTTCTTTGAAACTAATCCGAGCTTTGAAGATTGAGGGAGGATGCAATGTTCAGCTTGCTCTTAATCCAAACAGCTTTGACTATGACGTAATTGAAGTAAATCCAAGAGTGTCGAGATCATCAGCCTTAGCTTCAAAAGCTACGGGTTATCCAATTGCTAAGATGGCTGCCAAAATTGCAGTTGGAATGACCTTGGATGAAATTAAAAATCCAGTTACTGGAACTACATATGCAGAATTTGAACCTGCCTTAGATTATGTAGTATGTAAAATTCCTCGCTGGCCATTTGATAAGTTTGCAAAGGCTGACCGTACTTTAGGAACTCAAATGAAAGCTACGGGAGAAGTTATGGCAATCGGGAGAACAGCAGAAGAAGCTTTCCAAAAAGCAGTTCATTCTCTTGAAATTGATGAAAAGGATTTATATTCACCTGAAGCTCATGCAGCAAGTGATGCTAGACTTGAGAGAAAATTAGTAAAAGCCCAAGATGATCGTCTATTTTACTTAGCAGAAGCCTTTAGACGAGGATATAGTTTAGAAGATTTGCATGAATTAACTAAAATCAATTTCTACTTCCTTGATATTGTGAAGCACATGGTGGAATTGGAAAAAACAATTGAACACCATGAAGATGATGTGGATGTTTTACGGATTGCTAAAAAGTATGGTTTTAGTGATCATACTATTGCTAATTTGTGGGACGAAGATGAAGACGAGGTTCGCAAGTTAAGAAAAGAAAATGGTATTATCCCAGTTTATAAAATGGTAGATACCTGTGCCGCTGAATTTGAATCACAAACTCCATACTTTTATTCTACTTATGATGGAGAAAATGAAAGCCATCGAAGTGGCAAAAAGTCCGTAATTGTAATTGGCTCAGGTCCCATTAGAATTGGTCAAGGGGTAGAATTCGACTACGCCACTGTCCATTGTGTTAAAGCGTTGCAAAAGATGGGCTATGAAGCAATCGTTATTAATTCTAATCCGGAAACGGTCTCAACTGATTTCTCAATTTCAGATAAGCTTTACTTTGAACCTCTTACCCTTGAAGATGTTTTGAATGTTTGCGATTTGGAAAAACCAGAAGGAGTAATTGTTCAATTTGGTGGGCAGACTTCCATTAATTTAGCAGCTGGTCTTGAACAACATGGCGTTAAGATTCTTGGTACGAGTGTAAAAGATTTGAACCGTGCTGAGGATAGAGAATTGTTTGATGAAATTATCAAAGAGCTTCATTTGAATCAACCCCAAGGGTTAACTGCAACTACTCATGAAGGAGTAATTGAAGCTGCTAATAAACTTGGATATCCGGTCTTAGTTCGTCCAAGTTATGTTCTTGGAGGAAAGGCGATGGAAATTGTCTATAATCAAAATGAGCTTGAAGAGTATCTTCATGATCACGTTGATATTGCGGCGGACCACCCAATTTTGGTGGACGATTACTTAGATGGACGAGAATGTGATATTGATGCAATTTCTGATGGTAAAACAGTCCTCCTTCCAGGAATTATGGAGCATATTGAGCATGCTGGAGTCCACTCAGGAGACTCAATGGCTGTATATCCTCCACAAACTTTTGATGAAGAAATTAAGCAAAAGATTACGGATGTCACGAGAAAATTAGCCTTAAAGCTTAACTGTATTGGAATAATGAATATTCAATTCATCGTTCGAGATGGGGAAGTTTATGTAATTGAAGTAAATCCAAGAGCATCAAGAACAGTTCCATTTTTAAGTAAAATTACTGGAATTGAAATGGCTCAAGTAGCTACGCGAGTAATTATGGGCGAAAGTTTAGCCGAACAAGGTTATAGCGATGGCTTAGCGCCTGAACCTGAAATGATTAGTGTAAAAGCTCCAGTGTTTAGCTTCAGTAAATTAGCTGATGTTGATTCATACCTTGGGCCTGAGATGAAGTCAACTGGTGAAGTTATGGGAAGTGATCATAATTTTGCCAAGGCCCTATTTAAAGCCTTTGCAGGAGCTAAGATGAAATTACCGGAAAATGGAAATGTGCTTTTAACCATCGAAGATCGCGATAAAGAAGAAATTTTACCAATTGCCAAACGTTTCGCAAAAATTGGTTATCGAATTTTTGCAACTAAAGGTACAGCAAACTTTTTGCGTGAACATGACTTACATGTTGATGAAGTTGCAAAGCTTAATGAGCAAGTTGATAACAACATCTTGGATGAATTAAGAAATGAAAAGATTGATTTGGTAATTAATACAATGGGTCATGATTTAGAAAAGAATTCAGATGGCTTCATTATTCGTCAAACTGCTATTCAGCAAAACATTCCACTTTTGACGGCTCTAGATACAGCAGATGCACTTCTAACTGCACTAGAAAATAGATCATTTGCTACTGAAAGTTTAGATTAA
- a CDS encoding low temperature requirement protein A has translation MLELFYDLVFVYAISRITAMIHHPISGKIPLITYLQFLLVVIVVMQIWLYQTLYFNRYSKNRLIYIAGLLINMFTAVYFIQSNTA, from the coding sequence ATGCTTGAACTTTTCTATGACTTAGTGTTTGTCTATGCTATTTCAAGAATTACTGCAATGATTCATCATCCTATATCTGGTAAAATACCATTAATTACATATTTGCAATTTTTACTTGTTGTGATTGTGGTAATGCAAATTTGGCTATATCAAACCTTGTATTTTAATCGTTATAGCAAAAATCGTTTGATTTACATTGCTGGATTGCTGATCAATATGTTTACGGCAGTCTATTTTATTCAAAGCAACACGGCTTAG
- a CDS encoding GRP family sugar transporter, whose protein sequence is MKYVFLFLPAIGWGLMPLFVAGVKKSSIYNQIVGSVLGAFIFAAIVTAILRPAFDATTFLLAMLAGALWTIGQVGQYVGYANIGVSETMPISTGLQLIGVPLVGVIIFGEWSSPQAKLFGFLGIIALVVGVIFTSLTDEGTSEGNKKNQVSTLIILVLTTLGYISSSSIPKVLKGSGVMIFLGETVGMIIAVFIYLLATKHLDALKDKKSYQVIPAGLVYAVAAISYIISVKDNGVNLAFVMSQLCVVISTLGGMIFLHEAKTKKGYIYTGIGLALIVVGAILTSIF, encoded by the coding sequence ATGAAGTACGTTTTTTTGTTTTTACCAGCCATTGGTTGGGGCTTAATGCCACTTTTTGTAGCAGGTGTTAAGAAAAGTTCAATTTACAACCAAATTGTTGGTTCAGTGCTTGGAGCATTCATCTTTGCAGCGATCGTAACTGCAATTTTAAGACCTGCTTTTGATGCAACTACCTTTTTATTAGCCATGCTTGCTGGAGCTTTATGGACGATTGGGCAAGTTGGTCAATATGTGGGGTATGCCAATATTGGTGTGTCTGAGACAATGCCGATTTCAACAGGGTTGCAGCTGATTGGGGTACCCTTAGTTGGAGTAATCATTTTTGGTGAATGGAGTAGCCCACAAGCAAAGTTATTTGGTTTTTTAGGAATAATCGCCTTAGTAGTTGGGGTAATTTTCACTTCTTTAACTGATGAAGGAACCAGTGAAGGAAATAAGAAAAATCAAGTTTCTACTTTGATCATTTTAGTTTTGACTACCTTGGGGTATATTTCTTCTTCTTCAATTCCAAAAGTATTAAAAGGCTCAGGAGTAATGATTTTCTTAGGTGAAACTGTAGGAATGATTATTGCTGTGTTTATTTACCTATTAGCAACAAAACATTTGGATGCGTTGAAAGATAAGAAGAGTTATCAAGTTATTCCAGCGGGACTTGTATATGCGGTTGCTGCGATTAGTTATATTATTTCTGTTAAAGATAATGGAGTTAATTTAGCTTTTGTTATGTCACAACTTTGTGTAGTGATTTCAACTTTAGGAGGCATGATTTTTCTTCATGAAGCCAAAACTAAGAAGGGCTACATTTATACTGGCATAGGTTTGGCTTTGATTGTAGTTGGTGCCATCTTAACTTCGATTTTTTAG